One Microvirga thermotolerans DNA window includes the following coding sequences:
- a CDS encoding DMT family transporter — translation MSRETSGLLLGFVGVCIFAGTLPFTHLAVAALSPLFVTAGRAALAGILAGGTLLLLRRPRPNARQLRTLCLAALCLVAGFPGFTALAMQTVPAGHGGVVLGILPLATSAIGALIAGERPSPTFWLAAVAGAALVTGFTLYESGGSVQAGDLFLLAAAIASALGYVLSGKLVRAGHAGWEVISWILVVSLPVTVPATLWSMPGDPAAVPLWNWIGFAYVALMSQYLGFFAWNAGLALGGIALVSQVQLLQTFVTLLIAAGLNGERVGLSAWLVAGAVVLLVLLARHASRPNR, via the coding sequence ATGTCCCGCGAAACATCCGGCCTGCTGCTCGGCTTCGTCGGCGTGTGCATCTTCGCCGGGACGCTGCCCTTCACGCATCTCGCGGTCGCGGCGTTGAGCCCGCTCTTCGTGACGGCGGGCCGCGCGGCCCTGGCGGGGATCCTCGCCGGCGGGACCCTGCTCCTCCTGCGCAGGCCCCGGCCCAATGCGCGCCAGCTTCGGACCCTCTGCCTCGCCGCCCTGTGCCTCGTCGCGGGCTTTCCCGGCTTCACGGCCCTGGCCATGCAGACCGTTCCGGCGGGCCATGGCGGCGTGGTCCTCGGCATCCTCCCCCTCGCGACCTCGGCGATCGGCGCCCTCATCGCCGGCGAGCGGCCGAGCCCGACCTTCTGGCTCGCGGCGGTCGCCGGGGCAGCGCTCGTCACGGGCTTCACGCTCTACGAGAGCGGGGGATCCGTTCAGGCGGGCGACCTCTTCCTGCTCGCCGCTGCAATCGCCTCGGCCCTGGGCTACGTGCTTTCGGGCAAGCTCGTCCGGGCGGGCCATGCGGGCTGGGAGGTGATCTCCTGGATCCTCGTCGTTTCGCTGCCCGTCACCGTCCCGGCGACCCTCTGGTCCATGCCCGGCGATCCCGCCGCGGTTCCGCTCTGGAACTGGATCGGCTTCGCCTACGTGGCGCTCATGAGCCAGTATCTCGGCTTCTTCGCCTGGAATGCGGGCCTCGCCCTGGGCGGCATCGCCCTCGTCAGCCAGGTCCAGCTTCTCCAGACCTTCGTGACGCTGCTCATCGCCGCCGGACTCAACGGGGAGAGGGTGGGGCTCTCCGCCTGGCTCGTCGCCGGAGCGGTCGTTCTCCTGGTCCTCCTGGCGCGCCACGCCTCGCGCCCGAACCGGTAA
- the metH gene encoding methionine synthase: protein MTFDIPCPADGAEVAKALREAASRRILVLDGAMGTELQRSGFSEEDFRGARFRDWKQDVRGNNDLLTLTQPDAVRQVHLDYFRAGSDIVETNTFSATSIAQADYGMEELVYELNLHGARLAREAALQAQREDGRRRFVAGAIGPTNRTLSISPDVNNPGYRAVTFDQVRDSYAEQVRGLVDGGAEIILVETIFDTLNAKAAIAATFRVFSEKGVKLPVMISGTITDLSGRTLSGQTPTAFWHSVRHAEPFSVGLNCALGAREMRAHIQEIAKVADTLVCAYPNAGLPNEFGLYDERPEATAGMLAEFADAGLVNIVGGCCGTTPDHIRAIAEAVAGKAPRQVPTVRPTMRLAGLEPFVLTPDIPFVNVGERTNVTGSAKFRKLITNGDYAAALDVARDQVANGAQIIDVNMDEGLLDSEKAMVEFLNLVAAEPDIARVPIMVDSSKFPVIEAGLKCIQGKAIVNSISMKEGVESFIEQARICRAYGAAVVVMAFDEQGQADTLERKVEICTRAYRILTEEVGFPPEDIIFDPNIFAVATGIEEHNGYGVAFIEATRIIRETLPHAHVSGGVSNLSFSFRGNEPVREAMHSVFLYHAIRAGMDMGIVNAGQLAVYDEIDPGLRELCEDVVLNRRPDATERLLEAAPRFKGDGSGQAKAADLEWRSWPVEKRLEHALVNGITEFIEEDTEEARRQAERPLHVIEGPLMAGMNVVGDLFGAGKMFLPQVVKSARVMKQAVAYLMPFMEAEKERNGATARSAAGKVLMATVKGDVHDIGKNIVGVVLACNNYEVIDLGVMVPAQKILETARKEKVDIVGLSGLITPSLDEMAHVASEMEREGFDIPLLIGGATTSRVHTAVKIHPNYRKGQAVYVTDASRAVGVVSSLLSPDTRDEYIGTLQAEYRKVAEAHRRSEADKQRLSLDKARANRLRLDWEAYQPPKPAFTGARVFRSYDVGELVPYIDWTPFFQTWELKGRFPAILDDPEQGEAARQLYEDAQAMLKRLVDERWFNPKAVIGFWPANAVGDDIALYTGESRSEVLATLHGLRQQLLRRDGKPNLCLSDFVAPRESGKADYVGGFVVTSGIEEVRIAERFERANDDYQSILVKALADRLAEAFAERMHERVRKEFWGYVPDENLGNEELIREEYRGIRPAPGYPAQPDHTEKATLFRLLNAERSIGVKLTESYAMWPGSSVSGLYLAHPEAYYFGVAKVERDQVEDYAARKSMSVAEVERWLSPILNYDPASYSIMAAE, encoded by the coding sequence ATGACGTTCGACATTCCCTGTCCCGCCGACGGCGCCGAAGTGGCGAAGGCGCTTCGCGAGGCCGCATCCAGGCGCATTCTCGTGCTGGACGGCGCGATGGGCACGGAACTGCAGCGATCGGGCTTCTCGGAGGAGGATTTCCGCGGCGCGCGCTTCAGGGACTGGAAGCAGGACGTCAGGGGCAACAACGATCTGCTCACCCTGACGCAGCCGGACGCCGTGCGGCAGGTGCACCTCGACTATTTCCGCGCCGGGTCCGACATCGTCGAGACCAACACCTTCTCCGCCACCTCCATCGCCCAGGCCGACTACGGCATGGAGGAACTCGTCTACGAGCTGAACCTTCACGGCGCCCGGCTTGCCCGCGAGGCCGCCCTCCAGGCGCAGAGGGAGGACGGGCGCCGCCGCTTCGTTGCCGGCGCCATCGGCCCGACGAACCGTACGCTTTCCATCTCGCCCGACGTGAACAACCCCGGCTATCGCGCCGTGACCTTCGACCAGGTGCGCGACTCCTACGCTGAGCAGGTGAGGGGCCTCGTCGACGGCGGCGCCGAGATCATCCTGGTCGAGACCATCTTCGATACGCTCAACGCCAAGGCCGCCATCGCGGCGACCTTCCGCGTGTTCTCCGAGAAGGGCGTGAAGCTTCCCGTCATGATCTCGGGCACCATCACCGACCTTTCGGGCCGCACCCTCTCCGGGCAGACGCCGACCGCCTTCTGGCACTCGGTCCGCCACGCGGAGCCCTTCTCCGTCGGTCTCAACTGCGCCCTCGGCGCGCGCGAGATGCGGGCGCACATCCAGGAGATCGCCAAGGTCGCGGACACCCTCGTCTGCGCCTATCCCAATGCGGGCCTGCCCAACGAGTTCGGTCTCTACGACGAGCGGCCCGAGGCCACGGCGGGCATGCTCGCCGAGTTCGCCGACGCGGGCCTCGTGAACATCGTCGGCGGCTGCTGCGGCACGACGCCCGACCACATCCGCGCCATCGCGGAGGCTGTCGCCGGCAAGGCGCCGCGGCAGGTTCCCACGGTTCGGCCGACGATGCGCCTCGCGGGCCTCGAACCCTTCGTCCTCACGCCGGACATCCCCTTCGTGAACGTGGGCGAGCGCACGAACGTGACCGGCTCCGCCAAGTTCCGCAAGCTCATCACCAACGGCGACTACGCGGCGGCGCTCGACGTGGCGCGCGACCAGGTGGCGAACGGCGCGCAGATCATCGACGTGAACATGGACGAGGGCCTGCTCGATTCCGAGAAGGCGATGGTGGAGTTCCTCAACCTCGTCGCGGCCGAGCCCGACATCGCCCGCGTGCCGATCATGGTGGATTCCTCGAAGTTCCCCGTGATCGAGGCCGGCCTGAAATGCATCCAGGGCAAGGCCATCGTGAACTCGATCTCCATGAAGGAGGGCGTGGAATCCTTTATCGAGCAGGCCCGGATCTGCCGCGCCTACGGCGCCGCCGTCGTGGTCATGGCCTTCGACGAGCAGGGGCAGGCGGACACCCTGGAGCGGAAGGTCGAGATCTGCACCCGCGCCTACAGGATCTTGACGGAGGAGGTGGGCTTCCCGCCGGAGGACATCATCTTCGATCCCAACATCTTCGCCGTGGCCACGGGCATCGAGGAGCACAACGGCTACGGCGTCGCCTTCATCGAGGCGACCCGCATCATCCGCGAGACCCTGCCGCACGCCCATGTCTCCGGCGGCGTGTCGAACCTGTCCTTCTCCTTCCGCGGCAACGAGCCCGTCCGCGAGGCGATGCATTCGGTGTTCCTGTATCACGCCATCCGGGCGGGCATGGACATGGGCATCGTCAATGCGGGGCAGCTCGCCGTGTACGACGAGATCGACCCGGGGCTGCGGGAGCTGTGCGAGGACGTGGTGCTCAACCGGCGCCCGGATGCGACGGAGCGGCTCCTGGAGGCCGCGCCGCGCTTCAAGGGCGACGGCAGCGGACAGGCCAAGGCGGCGGACCTCGAATGGCGGTCCTGGCCCGTGGAGAAGCGCCTGGAGCATGCCCTCGTCAACGGCATCACGGAGTTCATCGAGGAGGATACGGAGGAGGCGCGCCGGCAGGCGGAGCGGCCCCTCCATGTGATCGAGGGCCCGCTCATGGCGGGCATGAACGTGGTCGGGGACCTGTTCGGCGCGGGCAAGATGTTCCTGCCGCAGGTCGTGAAGTCCGCCCGCGTCATGAAGCAGGCGGTCGCCTATCTCATGCCGTTCATGGAGGCCGAGAAGGAGCGGAACGGCGCAACGGCGCGCTCCGCCGCCGGCAAGGTCCTCATGGCGACGGTGAAGGGCGACGTGCACGACATCGGCAAGAACATCGTCGGCGTCGTCCTCGCCTGCAACAACTACGAGGTCATCGACCTCGGCGTGATGGTGCCGGCGCAGAAGATCCTCGAAACGGCGCGCAAGGAGAAGGTGGACATCGTCGGCCTTTCCGGCCTCATCACCCCGTCCCTCGACGAGATGGCTCACGTGGCGAGCGAGATGGAACGCGAGGGCTTCGACATCCCGCTCCTGATCGGCGGCGCCACCACGAGCCGCGTGCACACGGCGGTGAAGATCCATCCCAACTACCGCAAGGGCCAGGCGGTCTACGTCACCGATGCGAGCCGCGCCGTGGGCGTGGTCTCGTCGCTGCTCTCGCCCGACACGCGGGACGAGTACATCGGCACGCTCCAGGCGGAATACCGGAAGGTGGCCGAGGCGCACAGGCGCTCGGAGGCCGACAAGCAGCGCCTGTCCCTCGATAAGGCGCGGGCAAACCGGCTCCGGCTCGACTGGGAGGCCTACCAGCCGCCGAAGCCGGCGTTCACGGGAGCCCGCGTGTTCCGCAGCTACGACGTGGGCGAGCTCGTACCCTACATCGACTGGACGCCGTTCTTCCAGACCTGGGAGCTCAAGGGCCGCTTCCCGGCGATCCTCGACGATCCCGAGCAGGGCGAGGCCGCGCGGCAGCTCTACGAGGACGCGCAGGCGATGCTGAAGCGCCTCGTCGACGAGCGCTGGTTCAACCCCAAGGCGGTGATCGGCTTCTGGCCCGCCAATGCGGTCGGCGACGACATCGCCCTCTATACGGGCGAGAGCCGCAGCGAGGTTCTGGCGACGCTGCACGGCCTGCGCCAGCAGCTCCTGCGGCGCGACGGAAAGCCGAACCTGTGCCTCTCCGACTTCGTCGCTCCCCGCGAGAGCGGGAAGGCGGACTACGTGGGCGGCTTCGTGGTCACGTCCGGGATCGAGGAGGTCCGCATCGCCGAGCGGTTCGAGCGCGCCAACGACGACTACCAGTCGATCCTCGTCAAGGCCCTCGCCGACCGCCTGGCGGAAGCCTTCGCGGAGCGGATGCACGAGCGGGTGCGCAAGGAGTTCTGGGGCTATGTCCCGGATGAAAACCTCGGCAACGAGGAGCTGATCCGCGAGGAGTACCGGGGCATCCGCCCGGCTCCCGGCTATCCGGCCCAGCCCGACCACACGGAGAAGGCCACGCTCTTCCGCCTGCTCAACGCGGAGCGCAGCATCGGCGTGAAGCTGACGGAATCCTACGCCATGTGGCCCGGCTCGTCCGTATCCGGCCTCTACCTGGCGCATCCGGAGGCCTACTACTTCGGCGTCGCCAAGGTGGAGCGCGACCAGGTGGAGGATTACGCGGCGCGCAAGAGCATGAGCGTCGCCGAGGTCGAGCGCTGGCTCTCGCCCATCCTCAACTACGATCCCGCCTCCTACAGCATCATGGCGGCGGAGTAG
- the metF gene encoding methylenetetrahydrofolate reductase [NAD(P)H], translating into MSPIALRPSRQPSCPIRVSFEFFPPKTPEMEATLWSSIERLAPLNPQFVSVTYGAGGSTRERTHATVARLVRETRLKPAAHLTCVAASKAEVDSVVRSYWEAGVRHVVALRGDPVGGLGTAYEPHAEGYQRTCDLVAGIKAIGDFEVSVSAYPEKHPEAASLDADIDVLKEKVDCGADRAITQFFFDNDVYFRYLDRVRARGIDIPIVPGIVPVQNFRQTANFAAKAGASIPAWLAARFEGLEDDVETRKLIAAAVAAEQVIDLVDRGVSEFHFYTMNRADLVYAICRLLGLRGEAERAAA; encoded by the coding sequence ATGTCGCCGATCGCCCTCCGCCCCAGCCGCCAGCCGTCCTGTCCGATCAGGGTCTCCTTCGAGTTCTTTCCCCCCAAGACCCCGGAGATGGAGGCGACCCTGTGGTCCTCCATCGAACGCCTCGCTCCCCTCAACCCGCAGTTCGTGTCCGTGACCTACGGCGCCGGCGGCTCGACCCGCGAGCGCACCCATGCCACCGTCGCCCGGCTCGTGCGGGAGACGCGGCTGAAGCCCGCGGCGCACCTCACCTGCGTAGCGGCCAGCAAGGCCGAGGTCGACAGCGTGGTCCGCTCCTACTGGGAGGCCGGGGTGCGCCACGTGGTGGCCCTTCGCGGCGACCCGGTCGGCGGCCTCGGCACCGCCTACGAGCCCCATGCGGAAGGCTACCAGCGCACCTGCGATCTCGTGGCGGGCATCAAGGCCATCGGCGATTTCGAGGTGTCGGTCTCGGCCTACCCCGAAAAGCATCCCGAAGCCGCATCCCTCGATGCGGATATCGACGTGCTGAAGGAGAAGGTGGATTGCGGCGCGGATCGCGCCATCACCCAGTTCTTCTTCGACAACGACGTCTATTTCCGCTACCTCGACCGGGTCCGGGCGCGCGGCATCGACATCCCCATCGTTCCCGGCATCGTGCCGGTGCAGAACTTCAGGCAGACGGCGAATTTCGCGGCGAAGGCGGGAGCGAGCATCCCCGCCTGGCTCGCCGCCCGGTTCGAGGGGCTGGAGGACGATGTGGAGACGCGCAAGCTCATCGCCGCTGCGGTTGCGGCGGAGCAGGTGATCGACCTCGTCGACCGCGGCGTCAGCGAATTCCATTTCTACACCATGAACCGGGCCGATCTCGTCTATGCGATCTGCCGCCTGCTTGGGCTGCGCGGCGAAGCCGAACGGGCGGCCGCCTGA
- a CDS encoding ArsR/SmtB family transcription factor — MPDAASPSLDLTLTILRAAAEETRLRILALLTEGELSVSDLTDILGQSQPRISRHLKLLVEAGLVERHREGAWAFFRLMDRGEAARLLRPMLDSLNRSDPLLLDDRTRLEAVRAQRAQAAQAFFSRLAPEWDRLRSLHAPEATVEAAVLEALGDRPIRNLVDLGTGTGRMLQLLAPRASRTVGLDASHAMLSVARANLEKAGLRGIELRQGDIYAPPFPRDTFDLVVIHQVLHYLDDPARAIREASRLVAPGGRILVVDFAPHNLEFLRETQAHRRLGFAPEQVADWLGEAGLDCTLNRQIAPAGKGGEQLIVSLWLGQDRRVATDWPLAAPDREVA; from the coding sequence GTGCCGGACGCCGCATCGCCATCGCTGGACCTGACGCTGACCATCCTGCGGGCAGCAGCCGAGGAGACGCGCCTGCGGATTCTCGCCCTGCTGACGGAGGGGGAACTCTCCGTTTCCGACCTGACGGACATTCTCGGCCAGTCCCAGCCGCGCATTTCGCGCCACCTCAAGCTCCTCGTGGAGGCCGGGCTCGTGGAGCGGCATAGGGAGGGGGCGTGGGCCTTCTTCCGCCTCATGGACCGGGGCGAGGCCGCCCGGCTCCTGCGGCCCATGCTCGACAGCCTCAACCGCTCCGATCCCCTGCTCCTCGACGACCGGACCCGGCTCGAGGCCGTCCGCGCCCAGCGGGCCCAGGCGGCGCAGGCGTTCTTCTCCCGGCTGGCGCCGGAATGGGACCGGCTCCGCTCGCTCCATGCGCCGGAGGCCACGGTGGAGGCGGCGGTCCTGGAGGCGCTGGGCGACAGGCCGATCCGCAATCTCGTCGACCTCGGCACGGGGACCGGCCGGATGCTCCAGCTCCTCGCGCCGCGGGCCTCGCGGACCGTGGGGCTCGATGCGAGCCATGCCATGCTCTCGGTCGCCCGCGCCAACCTGGAGAAGGCGGGCCTGAGGGGCATCGAGCTGCGGCAGGGCGACATCTACGCGCCGCCGTTCCCGCGCGACACGTTCGACCTCGTCGTGATCCACCAGGTCCTGCACTATCTCGACGATCCGGCCCGGGCGATCCGCGAGGCCTCGCGGCTGGTGGCGCCCGGCGGCCGGATCCTGGTGGTCGACTTCGCGCCGCACAACCTCGAATTCCTGCGCGAGACGCAGGCCCATCGCCGGCTCGGCTTCGCTCCCGAGCAGGTGGCCGACTGGCTCGGCGAGGCCGGGCTCGACTGCACCCTCAACCGGCAGATCGCTCCGGCCGGAAAGGGCGGCGAGCAGCTCATCGTTTCCCTTTGGCTCGGACAGGACCGGCGCGTCGCGACGGACTGGCCGCTCGCCGCCCCCGACAGAGAGGTCGCCTGA